The region CATCCGGGTGGTTCGTGGTGATGCTGTTGGCGATTTCTTTCAGCAGCATCGTCTTGCCAGCTTTCGGCGGCGCGACGATCAAACCGCGCTGGCCAAAGCCGACGGGAGCGATCAAGTCGATGATGCGGGTCGACAGCTTGTCCGGCGTTGTCTCCAGCTTCATTTGCCGATTCGGGTAAAGCGGCGTCAACGCTGGAAAGTGAACGCGCTCCTTGGCGACTTCCGGGTCTTCACCGTTGACCGCTTCGACATGAAGCAAGCCGAAGTAGCGTTCATTTTCTTTCGGCGGCCGCACTTTGCCGGATACTTTATCCCCGTTGCGCAAATCAAAACGGCGGATTTGGGAAGCGGAAATATAAATGTCTTCCGAGCTCGGGGAGTAGTTGATCGGGCGCAAAAAGCCGAATCCTTCCGACGGAATGATTTCGAGGATGCCTTCCATGAAAAAGAGGCCGTCTTGTTCGGCACGCGCTTTCAAAATCGCAAAAATAAGCTCCTTTTTCGTCAACTTGCTGTAGTATGAAATTTTGTATTGTCTGGCGAGCTCATACAGCTCCTTCAATTTCATGTTTTCTAATGCTGCTAACGTTAATTCCATCTTGACACCACGCTTTACAAATTTTCCTATTCTCCCATCGTTCGTATTCGGACGTATTGGTCATCAATTCGACAGGCGAAGGGATTCATTCCGAAGATGATGAAGGCTGATAAATGAAAGAAGTAGAATGGCAGAGCTTATTTTTGCATAAAGTAACACGACTATTTTACCCTTTTTCCCTCTTTTTAATCAATCTTTTTTTGTTTTCCGCGCCGGGCGCCGCTTTGGCGCCCGGCCGGATGGCAGGATATCATTTGATGACTAAGTTCGGTTTTTTCTTCAAACTGTGCCGCCCTTCGATGAAGCGGACCGTGCCGGACTTGGCGCGCATGACGACGGAGTGGGTGAGGCCGTACGCTCCTTTCAGCCGCACGCCGCGCAGCAGCTCGCCGTCGGTGACGCCGGTGGCGGCAAAAATCGCGTCGTCTCCTTTCACCAAATCATCCATGCGGAGCACTTTGTTGACGTCAATGCCCATTTGTTTGCACCTCTCGACTTCATCGTCGTTTTGTGGCAGCAGCTTCCCTTGCAGTTCGCCGCCAAGGCATTTCAAAGCGACCGCCGCCAGTACTCCTTCCGGCGCGCCGCCCGAGCCAAACAAAATGTCGACGCCGGTATGGTCGAACGCCGTGTTAATGGCGGCGGCGACATCGCCGTCATTGATAAGCTTAATGCGGGCGCCGGCTTCGCGCAGCTCGTGGATGAGACGCTCATGGCGCGGACGGTTGAGGACAACCGCGACAACGTCTTCAATATCTTTGTTTTTCGCCTTTGCCACCGCCTTTAAATTGTCGATGATCGGCGCCTCAATGTCAATCATCCCGACCGCTTCCGGCCCGACGGCGATTTTCTCCATGTACATGTCCGGCGCATGAAGCAGATGGCCGTGGTCAGCGACAGCGACGACAGCCAAGGCGTTCCATCCCCCGGAAGCGACGATGTTCGTCCCTTCAAGCGGGTCGACAGCGACATCGACGCGCGGGCCATAGCCGTTGCCGAGCTTTTCCCCGATATACAGCATCGGCGCTTCGTCCATTTCCCCTTCGCCGATGACGACGGTGCCTTTCATCGGCACGGTGTCAAACACGTCACGCATCGCCGACGTCGCGGCGTCATCAGCCTCATTCTTTTTCCCGCGCCCCATCCAGCGGGCGGCGGCAAGCGCCGCTGCTTCGGTGACGCGCACGAGTTCCATCGATAAGCTTCGTTCCATCGTCGTTCTCCCCTTCCCCTTTGTCGACTGGACGTTACGCGTTTTTCACTTGCTCGATTTCTTCATCGGTCATTTTTTCGCGCCAAATGGTGGCGCCGATGTCACACAGTTTTTCGACGAGGTTGCTGTAGCCGCGGTCGATATGCTCGACGCCGGTGATCTCCGTCACTCCTTCGGCCATCAGCCCGGCAATGACAAGCGCCGCCCCGGCGCGCAAATCGCTTGCCTTCACTTTCGCCCCTTGCAGTTTGACGGGGCCGGTGACGATGGCTGAGCGGCCTTCGACTTTTACATTGGCGTTCATGCGCCGCAATTCATCGACATGCTTGAAGCGGGCGCTGTAAATCGTGTCGGTGACGACGCTTGTGCCGTTGGCTTTTGTCAGCAGCGCGGTAAACGGCTGCTGCAGATCAGTTGGGAAGCCGGGATAGACGAGCGTCTTGACGTCAACCGCTTTCAAAACATCGGTGCCGCAGACGAGAATTTGATCTTCCCCCGTCTCCACTCGAACCCCCATCTCACGCAGTTTCGCCGTCAGCGATTCGACGTGCTGCGGGATGACGTTGTCGACGATGACTTCGCCATTGGTGGCCGCGGCGGCAATCATGTACGTCCCGGCTTCAATCCGATCCGGGATGATGGCATGGCGGCAGCCCGATAATTTTTCGACGCCGTCAATGCGGATCACATCGGTGCCGGCTCCTTTGATTTTCGCGCCCATATTCGAAAGCAATGTCGCTACATCGATGATTTCCGGCTCTTTCGCCGCATTTTCGATAATCGTCCGCCCTTTGGCGCGCACCGCGGCCAGCATGATGTTGATCGTCGCGCCGACGCTGACGACGTCCAAAAAAATGCGGGCTCCGCGCAGCTCCTCGGCGCGCAAATAAATGGCGCCCTGCTCGTTCGTTACGGTGGCGCCCAGCGCCTCAAACCCTTTGATATGCTGGTCAATCGGGCGCGGACCGAGATGACATCCGCCCGGCAAGCCGACAACCGCTTTTTTGAAGCGGCCAAGCATCGCCCCCATCAAATAGTAGGAGGCGCGCAGCTTTTTCACCTTCCCATTCGGAAGCGGCATGGACACCATATTCGTTGGATCGATGACCGCCTCCTTGCCGTCAAACGAAAACGAGCCGCCGATTTCTTCGATCAAGCTTCCTAAAATATGCACGTCGGAAATGTCCGGCAAGCCCTCGATCGTCACCGGCGAATCGGCCAAAATCGCTGCAGGAATCAAAGCGACCGCGCTGTTTTTCGCACCGCTCACTTTGATCGTTCCCCGCAGCCGATCTCCGCCGATAATTTTCATTTTATCCATCGTCGTCTCCCTTCTTTGCTCGGAAGTTGGCTTCACCATTGGGACGAAAAAGCAAAGCTGGGCGGGCTCATCACTTCCGGCCTGAACGCGGCAGAGCGAGCCCGCTTCACCCAAGAGGCAAACGGCTTACTTTCATTTTTGCCGATTCCAGTCGGCGAGAAACTTCTCAATTCCTTGATCGGTCAGCGGATGGTTGAACAATTGCATAAGCACTTTGTACGGAACCGTGGCAATATGCGCCCCGCGCAACGCCGCTTCCGTCACATGGTGCGGATGGCGGATCGAAGCGGCGATGATTTCCGTTTCAATGCCATGAATGTTGAAAATCTCAGCGATGGTGGAAATGAGCTCTAAACCGTTATGGCCGATGTCATCGAGGCGGCCGAGGAACGGAGAGACGTACGTCGCGCCGGCGCGTGCGGCCAAGAGCGCCTGGTTGGCGGTGAACACAAGCGTCACGTTCGTTTGAATCCCTTTTTCGCTGAACGCCTTGACTGCTTTTAAGCCTTCCGGCGTCATCGGCACTTTGATCGTAATGTTCGGGGCGATTTTCGCCAGCTCTTCGCCTTCCGCGATCATGCCAGCGGCATCGGTCGAAATGACTTCAGCACTGACCGAACCAGAAACGATCGATGTAATTTCGCGCAGCCGATCATGGAACGATACGTTTTCTTTCGCCACGAGGCTCGGGTTGGTCGTGACGCCGGCCAAAATGCCGAGTTCATGGGCGTGTTTGATTTCTTCCAAGTTGGCGGTGTCGATAAAAAATTTCATGCTGGACCCTCCTTGTTATTCGTTGCACACGCAAAGGCAGCCGCGCGGCGGCCAAACGCCGCCCGCGAAGCCGATTCATCGCGCTGCTTTTCCGGACGAGCCGAACTCGCGCATTTTGCCGATGACCGTCGCTTTGATGGCATCGCGGCCCGGGCCGATGATTTTGCGCGGATCATAGACGTTCGGGTCTTTCGCGAGCAGTTCGCGGACGACTTTGGTAAACGCCATTTGGTTTTCGGTATTGACGTTGATTTTCGATGTGCCAAGGGAGATCGCGCGTTGAATTTGTTCGGTCGGAATGCCGGTGCCGCCGTGGAGCACAAGCGGAACGCCGGTTAAATCGCGGATTTGCTCCATTTCGGCAAATCCAAGCTTCGGCTCTCCTTTGTACGGGCCGTGTACAGAGCCGAGCGCCGGAGCGAGACAGTCGACGCCTGTCCGTTTGACAAGCTCTTCGCACTCTTTCGGGTCGGCGTAAATGATCCCTTCTCCGACGACGTCGTCTTCCTGCCCGCCGACGATGCCGAGTTCCGCTTCGACCGAAACGCCGCGCGCATGAGCATATTCAACGACTTGCGAGGTGATGCGGACGTTTTCTTCAAATGGATGGTGGGAGGCGTCAATCATAACCGAGGTGAACCCGGCGTCAATCGCCGCTTTGCATTTTTCAAAGCTCGATCCATGGTCGAGATGGATGGCGACCGGAACGGTGATGTTCATGTCTTCCATTAACCCTTTGACCATATTGACGACCGTTTTGAATCCGCTCATATAGCGGGCCGCCCCTTCGGAGACGCCGAGAATGACCGGCGATTTTTCCTCTTCGGCCGCCGCTAAAATGGCTTGTGTCCATTCCAAGTTGTTAATGTTAAATTGACCGACCGCGTATTTGCCGCGCAACGCCTCGTTGAGCATCTCTTTCATCGATACTAACGGCATGGTTACATCCTCCTTAGCTGATCGTCGTCTTTGTCGCCCTGGCGGTGACTGGGTCCACAGGCGCAAAATCCATCTACGTTATAAGCATACCAACTTGCCGGCAAAACGGCAACATTTCCACCCTTTATTCTCCTAAAG is a window of Geobacillus kaustophilus DNA encoding:
- the glpX gene encoding class II fructose-bisphosphatase, producing MERSLSMELVRVTEAAALAAARWMGRGKKNEADDAATSAMRDVFDTVPMKGTVVIGEGEMDEAPMLYIGEKLGNGYGPRVDVAVDPLEGTNIVASGGWNALAVVAVADHGHLLHAPDMYMEKIAVGPEAVGMIDIEAPIIDNLKAVAKAKNKDIEDVVAVVLNRPRHERLIHELREAGARIKLINDGDVAAAINTAFDHTGVDILFGSGGAPEGVLAAVALKCLGGELQGKLLPQNDDEVERCKQMGIDVNKVLRMDDLVKGDDAIFAATGVTDGELLRGVRLKGAYGLTHSVVMRAKSGTVRFIEGRHSLKKKPNLVIK
- a CDS encoding UDP-N-acetylglucosamine 1-carboxyvinyltransferase encodes the protein MDKMKIIGGDRLRGTIKVSGAKNSAVALIPAAILADSPVTIEGLPDISDVHILGSLIEEIGGSFSFDGKEAVIDPTNMVSMPLPNGKVKKLRASYYLMGAMLGRFKKAVVGLPGGCHLGPRPIDQHIKGFEALGATVTNEQGAIYLRAEELRGARIFLDVVSVGATINIMLAAVRAKGRTIIENAAKEPEIIDVATLLSNMGAKIKGAGTDVIRIDGVEKLSGCRHAIIPDRIEAGTYMIAAAATNGEVIVDNVIPQHVESLTAKLREMGVRVETGEDQILVCGTDVLKAVDVKTLVYPGFPTDLQQPFTALLTKANGTSVVTDTIYSARFKHVDELRRMNANVKVEGRSAIVTGPVKLQGAKVKASDLRAGAALVIAGLMAEGVTEITGVEHIDRGYSNLVEKLCDIGATIWREKMTDEEIEQVKNA
- the fsa gene encoding fructose-6-phosphate aldolase, which produces MKFFIDTANLEEIKHAHELGILAGVTTNPSLVAKENVSFHDRLREITSIVSGSVSAEVISTDAAGMIAEGEELAKIAPNITIKVPMTPEGLKAVKAFSEKGIQTNVTLVFTANQALLAARAGATYVSPFLGRLDDIGHNGLELISTIAEIFNIHGIETEIIAASIRHPHHVTEAALRGAHIATVPYKVLMQLFNHPLTDQGIEKFLADWNRQK
- a CDS encoding class II fructose-bisphosphate aldolase yields the protein MPLVSMKEMLNEALRGKYAVGQFNINNLEWTQAILAAAEEEKSPVILGVSEGAARYMSGFKTVVNMVKGLMEDMNITVPVAIHLDHGSSFEKCKAAIDAGFTSVMIDASHHPFEENVRITSQVVEYAHARGVSVEAELGIVGGQEDDVVGEGIIYADPKECEELVKRTGVDCLAPALGSVHGPYKGEPKLGFAEMEQIRDLTGVPLVLHGGTGIPTEQIQRAISLGTSKINVNTENQMAFTKVVRELLAKDPNVYDPRKIIGPGRDAIKATVIGKMREFGSSGKAAR